The genomic region CCGCTCTTCCACCGCACCAGTTGTTTCTTTTGGAACAGCCGATACTTTATGACCtaaatgaatgacatcatgtaCTTCAGGCAGACACTTTCCATTGATGGAGAAAGCTGTCTCTTTACAGTAAATGGATCGTCTCTTCCTAATACTAATTGATTTACATTTCTGAATATTAAATTTCAGGCAGTGGTCTGTTACAAAACTCTCGCAGATCTCCAATAACCTCTGTATGTCCTCTCTGCTTGTAGACAGAAGCGATAAATCATCCGCATATGCGATGCCACCACTAGACCTCCCGTTCCTACTCCCGATTGTTCCAATCCGTTACTAAGGTCATCGACGTAGACAATAAATAGAGCAGGAGAGAGTACACTGCCTTGACGAACTCCATTAGATGTTTTGAAAGACGCTGATTTTGACGAGTTCCATTTCACATATAGGTCTTGTTCTCTAAACCGGTTCCTCAGAAATTTTACGATAAAAGTAGGGGTAGGCCGTTTCATCAGCTTCATAAACAATAGAGTATGATTAACTTTGTCATACGCTTTCGATAAGTCAAGAAAGCATTCAAATACAATCTCGTTTTCATTTTCAAGAAAATAATTGATAGACGTCCGTACGACAACCGTAGACATATCACAGCCATGACCAGCCTTAGAACCgatttgttgcttgtttgtatgtcaaatTCCTAATATTttgccatgataattttctcTAATAGTTTTCTCAGCACGGACGATATCGCTATGCCTCTATAATTGTCTGAATTATTTCTATCTCTAGCTTAATCTTTTAGGATGTGGATTATTGCAGTTTCTATAAAGTTCTCGGAATACAGTCATGCTTGACCAATCCTGTTAACAAGCCAGCAATTTGTCTATAGAGATTCATGGAGCCATTCTTGATATGTTCTGCCTGAATGCCATCCAAATCTGAGGCCTTATTGTTCTTCAGTTGCAAAGAAGCCTTCCTACATTCTTCTGCATTGATAAAAGTGCCACCTCGAGGTTCTTTTCTTATATCTTCTTCTTCTACCATTTTATCAAGCTGTTTGTTCGATACATCGCAAAATGTTTGATCTtgaatatttataatataatcaTAGCTAGAAATAGGATTTTATGTATTTCTACGTGGCACTCAAGGTCTTCTAGTGTAAGCAGATAGTGTTGTGCTCATCCGCTGGTCTCTGTGTCTACATCTTCTTTTTTCGTTTTGCCTATTTCGAAAACCGCAAGAAATATTCTTAGTTTactctaactaattaattaattataattatttaacaAGCAACAGTAATAGGTTTGGTTATTCAATCGTTTAatttagtaattattaataaagTCTAGCTCCCTAGATAATTTCAAAAAGGTTGACCAGCAGAAATTGAACCACAACAGTGCATGTTACACGTCTCTTTATTAAAATTAGAGACAATTTGacgatttttaaaaattgcaGTACCAATTACTAAAAGTCTCCTTTACAAATTTGCAGTTACTGTACACTGACCTAGTCTAGATAATACTGTACGTAATGCAAACGTCTAGCTACAAAACTTGTTTCTTTGTTACAATCTGAACAGTGGCACAATGATCGAGGTCTCTAGCTCTAGAAGTTGTGAAACCCCGCTTGCAGCGCAGCCGACCTCCCCAATTTTGGACGATGCCCTTGATTTCTGAAATCGACgtggtacagtgtagtagcTACAGGATGACTACTAGAAATGCACTAAAACTACTGAGTAGCAGTAGATCCCTAGTGCGTGTCGTTGGTCGTTTGTCGTTGGGTTCTAGACCATAACGTTTCACGCCTCGGGTAAAAAGGTAACGAAAGTCGCAACACTCGCACACGCGCACTATTGGGCAGTTCAAAGACGTCATACATTCCAGCACGTGATCACATACCTGTTTCACGTGATATCGCAACATGGAGTCGCTTGCACTTGAAGTCGTCGATAAGAGCACCGGACAGATGACCGTGTTTACATCAAAGGTCAACGAGGAAAACAAGCTGGAATTAAATCTTCTATACTATACACCGTTGTCTGAATTTCCTGAGGGAATTAGCAAGATGAGGAAACTGAAGGTATTGAGACTCTGtacagacaacatacactcTATTCCCAAAACTATTGCCAAACTGAGGGAACTAGAAGAGCTAGATTTGCTTACAAGTTATCATGGGTATGGTGAGGAACCATCTTTTTTGGAAGGCGTTGGTCTGCACGAGGTCCctactgttgtttgtgatcttCCATGTCTGAAagctttgtctgtgtctggtAACACTCGAATCccattgctgtttgatgagctaatgtcatgtcaactaCCCAGTACTCTTGTGGACGTGGAAATGTCGAAATGCCATTTGACACAAGCGACTTTGTCCCTGATTTGCAACAATTTGAAACTGCGCAgattggatttatcaatgAATTTTCTGCAGTCTGTTGAATATTGCAGCACAGGGACGGAAGGAGAGTCAACAGTCTTGAATGAtttagaagagctggatttgtcagggAACATGGATCTCCACACATTTGCATTAGCAGGTCTCACCAAGTTGAAAGACTTGAATTTGAGTTGCTGTATGAACATACAGCAGCGACAACTACAAATGAGTGACTTCCATTGTTTAGAGAGACTGGATTTGTCTGACATCTTCCTAGGAGTATTTCCCACATTTTCACGTTTACAAGGGATGCATGTCCAAACATTGGATGTGTCTGACTGTAATTTAGAAGAGATACGGTCAGAGTTGATGTTATTTAACATTTCCTATGAGCTGGATCTTTCTGGAAACATGGGATTATCGTGTCTTCCCAACAACGTATGGAATGGACTTAACTTGGAGATATTGAATCTAAGCTATTGTGGTATATCAAGTGTACCCAATACAGGTAAATTACTTGTGAGTTTCATACTTGAGAGATACGACTAATTCAGTCATATACAAtgtttccttaattaattagatgaCACTTGTTGCATTTTTTCATTTCAAGTGACGAACACATTGCTATATATACAATGTGTGTGTAAGCttgattaacttaattaagtaggtTTAGTAGGTCAGTGTGTCTTCTCTCTCTTGTAATGTGTGCATTGTGTTCTAACTATAAATGTCAAGTGATGTCGCCAGCATGTCTGTATTCATGCGTGTCGTCTATTTGAGGAGATGATGATTGAATGAAATGTGTTatttgttacacacacacacacacacacacacacacacacacacacacacacacacacacacacacacacacacacacacacacacacacacacacacacacacacaaatggacaaatgtcaagcccgtcacgtcattcgtgaatgacgtcaaccctaaggtcagttgcggagatagctttctctgcctctagagacagggcctccattcgctatgtggaggcttagggccagcgctactaTCCACCTGGaggttggccagagtcatccaggggcactgactatggcgcagctttgagACTGgccaccaaggcccacaagtacccgtctgctgcataatgttactgccaagccagcggtcatgtccaccccagtcaatgaccaggtactcatttgtactcctgagtcgagagaagcaattgtgtgtaagttccttccttaaggaaattatgccatagctcgtcatCACTCTGCCTTAgtctgcaaccctgcaaggtcccggatgttttcattttccaatgcactctctaaccaattgagttacagcaccacacacacacacacacacacacacacacacacacacacacacacacacacacacacacacacacacacacacacacacacacacacacacacacacacacacacacacaatcaaatttTGCCGATTATTTGGAGCGAGCCTTAGCAATACCCTTTCTATCATagtatgtatactgtattgTGTACAGAGCGACCGAAATGACGTTGATTTTGAACCAATCACAGACATGGTGGTTTGTAATGTCACAATGCAGTTGtaagtgtaatagctgtaTGGCTCTCTAGGTTGCTGCATGCCGTTTCCACAGGACTAATAAGAGAATGTGAAAACAAGCTGGAGCTCCTAGAGATGGCTTGAGGACTGCAACcaaaatgcaactaaatgtgagaACACGTCGCTTTACCAAGAAAATTTATGTTAGCACCATACTTATACGTGCATGTTCTTCACAATGTCCAAACTCGCTTCCACGTGCAGCTGTGATTGAAATACTTCTAGCTTGATTTGAAGCTGCCAAATTTACACAGGTAAAAACATACTTTAACTACATATATATTCGAGTTTCTTCTATGCAAATCCTTTTGACAAATCactttgttttgtgtttattctCTTTGAGGCTCGCCCCAACAatgtttgccattttaatTAGTGACTATATGTGAATGTCTGTTTCATCATATTTTAATGTTTATAatacagttgttgttgttatcttTATTGTAGAAGTCAATATTAGGATAATTAACCTGAAGGGAACTTATGTCACTCATCTTCCCAAGAAGTTTGTCTTTAGTCATAAACTTGAGAAATTGGATGTATCTAGATGTCCACTAGTGTCTCCACCCATTGAAGTGTGTGAACAAGGGATCAGTTTTATAAGGGAATATTTGCATGAGTTGGAAAGGGTGGGTGGAGTACGACGTGGCAGAATAAAGATTCTAGTGATTGGAATTACAATGGCAGGAAAAACAAGCCTCGTTGAAGCACTGAAGAGTGGTAACCCATTTCTGGCAGAACCCGATAAGAGAACTATAGGTGTGGAAGAAAAAGTAATAAAGCTGGATGATAAAGTAGAATGCAAAGTGCTGGACTGTGCTGGTCAGAAGACATACATGCTAACCAACCAGCTGATGGTTAGTGATAATTCACTAGCATTGATTGTCGTCGATGGCAGTCGGTATCAGTTCACTGCACAATGTTTTCATTCCAACATTGGAAATTTTCTGCAAGTCTTGTACGAGAGAAACAGCAGATCTCACGTTGCCATTGTGGTCAGTAAAGTCGATCTGATGGTTGACatgtcaagagaagaaatgatTAAGAAGTGGAatgaacatctgcacacttGTCTACATCAATTCCTGGAGATCAGACGAGTTCAGATCAAGCGAATGGCGGCAAGCATTGCAGCCAGTGATTCTCGTAAAAGCAAATACGTGTTAAAgtgtcttcaattttttgaATCACAGCAAATAACTGTTGAAGAAACGGTAATGGTGACGAGTGCAGCCACACACGAAGGAGTGGTCAGCCTAAAGGATCGTTTAAGAGAATTGTGTGTAGATGAAAGTCTATTGCCTTCACTGCACACAGAGTTGCCATCATCGTGGGTGACCGTAGAAGACAAGTTGCTTATACCACAATCTGCCACATCTGTTCCCATTACAGATGTCTTCTATGCAGACCTAGTGTGTGCAAAGCACGGATTGACAGAAAAAAGGTGTCGTGAGTTACTAATCTACCTGCACCGGGTTGGAAGCATTTTGTATTACCCATATCAAAGGACTTTATCACAAGTTTTCTTTCCTGTTCCACCGTTTGTGGTCAATGTGCTGAAGACTGTTTTCAGACACGATCACCACCGTTTGGAATATGGCAGTCGCTTTATTGAGGTAGACATAGCTCCTGAGCAGTTTGAGGAAATGAAGCTTGACCTTGTTTTTAACGGCATTGCGAGGGTGCCTATGCTGCTGGCATTGTGGAGTGAGTTCCACCTTACTGCAGATTGTTATGTGGACGTGTTTATTAAGCTTTTTCTTGCTCTGGACTTTGCTTATCTCACTGGCTCATCAGACGTTGTAGTTCAGGAACTGTTGGACACTCTTGCAGGTAGACACATGATTACATCAACTGTCTCAATGTCTACAGACACTATCAGTATGACTTCAGATTCATCTAGGGACACTATTAGCATCACATCAGAGTCATCTATGGACACTACAAGCGTCACATCAGATTTAAATAGTCAAGTAATAGGAGAAAACCAGCAACCAGTTCAGACACACAGTTGCGAAGAAATGATTTCTAAGTTTAAACAACATAATGTAGGTTTACTTTTGCCATGGTTACTCAATGATGAGGAACCAGATGATGTGAGTCAACTTTGGTGTGCAGATCTACCAGATGGAgtgatgcaagttgtggtcaAATATTCATTTGCATATGATTGTCCTTTGGGTTTGTTTGAACgactgtctgcttgttgtcatcgtcattctaattatattctTCATTGGAGCAGTGGACTGCTGATGTGTTATGGTGCGGTGACTTTGCTTTTCAGGCGCAGCAAGAATACTTCATACGGCTTTATATGTCTCAGTGCTAGAGTAGTGAAGTCACATCACAGTGTTGGCAGATTGTGGCATGTTCTTCTGCGTTGTGTGTCAGATATGGAAGGGCTTCTTCAGTCTCTTCCTGGTGTTCTCATTGATCGATCCATCTGCGGGGGATGTTCTTCTACTACAAGTAGAAAGTCTCTTCTCAATCGACCTAAACAGTTTGTGCCAAATGCAAAATGGGGACCGTTCGCAGTAGAAACTGTAGCTGGAAGTTTTAATTCAGAGATGTCggaacatgtacaaacagtCGAGCAAGGTCAACAATAGATACAAATACTGTTTTGTTGATAAAGAgtatgtgtttatgtgtgtttgtattgatTTAGTGTGTCCAAGTGTAAAGGAAGGTATACCTCTCTCTGAAGTTGTTTCATCAGAAAGTGGAAATTCAGTGGATCAAAAGGTGCTCCAACAGATAGCAGCAGATATAGGCAAGTGGTGGCCTAAACTAACAAGTATTATTGGTAC from Corticium candelabrum chromosome 10, ooCorCand1.1, whole genome shotgun sequence harbors:
- the LOC134185285 gene encoding malignant fibrous histiocytoma-amplified sequence 1 homolog yields the protein MESLALEVVDKSTGQMTVFTSKVNEENKLELNLLYYTPLSEFPEGISKMRKLKVLRLCTDNIHSIPKTIAKLRELEELDLLTSYHGYGEEPSFLEGVGLHEVPTVVCDLPCLKALSVSGNTRIPLLFDELMSCQLPSTLVDVEMSKCHLTQATLSLICNNLKLRRLDLSMNFLQSVEYCSTGTEGESTVLNDLEELDLSGNMDLHTFALAGLTKLKDLNLSCCMNIQQRQLQMSDFHCLERLDLSDIFLGVFPTFSRLQGMHVQTLDVSDCNLEEIRSELMLFNISYELDLSGNMGLSCLPNNVWNGLNLEILNLSYCGISSVPNTEVNIRIINLKGTYVTHLPKKFVFSHKLEKLDVSRCPLVSPPIEVCEQGISFIREYLHELERVGGVRRGRIKILVIGITMAGKTSLVEALKSGNPFLAEPDKRTIGVEEKVIKLDDKVECKVLDCAGQKTYMLTNQLMVSDNSLALIVVDGSRYQFTAQCFHSNIGNFLQVLYERNSRSHVAIVVSKVDLMVDMSREEMIKKWNEHLHTCLHQFLEIRRVQIKRMAASIAASDSRKSKYVLKCLQFFESQQITVEETVMVTSAATHEGVVSLKDRLRELCVDESLLPSLHTELPSSWVTVEDKLLIPQSATSVPITDVFYADLVCAKHGLTEKRCRELLIYLHRVGSILYYPYQRTLSQVFFPVPPFVVNVLKTVFRHDHHRLEYGSRFIEVDIAPEQFEEMKLDLVFNGIARVPMLLALWSEFHLTADCYVDVFIKLFLALDFAYLTGSSDVVVQELLDTLAGRHMITSTVSMSTDTISMTSDSSRDTISITSESSMDTTSVTSDLNSQVIGENQQPVQTHSCEEMISKFKQHNVGLLLPWLLNDEEPDDVSQLWCADLPDGVMQVVVKYSFAYDCPLGLFERLSACCHRHSNYILHWSSGLLMCYGAVTLLFRRSKNTSYGFICLSARVVKSHHSVGRLWHVLLRCVSDMEGLLQSLPGVLIDRSICGGCSSTTSRKSLLNRPKQFVPNAKWGPFAVETVAGSFNSEMSEHVQTVEQVCPSVKEGIPLSEVVSSESGNSVDQKVLQQIAADIGKWWPKLTSIIGTGQSTVSELREKDSDPRFAPAAASRILREWQESRKNELKVFELYDALLIADIPSDPQRHLSDVMSPDAASGLEKSKETAARGETSRADSETVTPHIIEKVAENCSERWHEIGIYLGVSRSVLTECDRPLYTLKEKLRKVLSFWTDQNRHSTVKQLLSACDEAKVGGIVRRILESDAAD